In Plasmodium knowlesi strain H genome assembly, chromosome: 7, one DNA window encodes the following:
- a CDS encoding apicoplast integral membrane protein, putative, with translation MRTFTPLILLLVTLLYLAKSQFSKGEWKGGTDWGIPIRQYHVGGKCFIRVFTPNKGYILSKNSRVVKKFKINFSRKNVQNLLQKIPQINYPLLSAPLGILLRLGNIFSFMLTLNALKLIRNEHRIVLTDITDNICSKIFLLNAINDVVRKIPEEAPQLCKISLFCVAQFCTQIFFSRVTAYLFYGWKDNGQRRVKNEGQGEPLIDGQGERASAAAGVISQDEQGRREPAITTDLNCRKTIKNAEEAGREEKVNMLQHMCVLNQSGLIPIFVYNNLLKILHWEEKSISLFINCYVVISGILTKIYVKFFVKKKKEETSSDKMKGICLSSMFSSIGGNSYFYVLCTSIFFKIFSRANAFYEHSIKQSMVMLNTMLAPSVYVILSNILYEGIKLPSAISYKDLLYVLQNKYLLFPSLMWAMLRMSNRYGVLKFDKNLQLYFLVQAMTPPSYNLFLLAKNYGEPNSIRKILTVSYPLYLGALYFYVLALFRCFRN, from the exons ATGAGAACCTTCACGCCGTTAATCCTTCTTTTGGTAACCCTGTTGTACCTCGCGAAGAGTCAATTTAGTAAGGGCGAATGGAAGGGAGGTACTGATTGGGGCATACCCATCAGGCAATACCACGTAGGGGGAAAATGCTTCATTCGCGTCTTCACCCCAAATAAGGGTTACATACTTAGCAAAAACAGTagagttgtaaaaaaattcaagatAAATTTTAGCAGAAAGAATGTCCAAAATTTGCTGCAGAAAATTCCACAGATAAATTACCCCCTTCTATCTGCCCCACTGGGAATACTACTTCGTCTGGGTAACATTTTCTCATTCATGTTAACTCTGAATGCGTTGAAGTTGATAAGGAATGAACATAGGATTGTTCTGACAGACATAACTGATAATATATGCTCgaagatatttttgctaaatGCGATAAATGATGTAGTGAGGAAAATTCCTGAGGAAGCCCCTCAGTTGTGtaaaatttcccttttttgcgtCGCCCAGTTTTGTACTcagattttcttttctcgTGTAACTGCTTATTTGTTTTACGGATGGAAAGATAATGGACAAAGGAGGGTGAAAAATGAGGGTCAGGGGGAGCCCCTCATCGACGGGCAAGGAGAGCGCGCTTCGGCAGCCGCAGGGGTTATCTCGCAAGATGAACAAGGAAGAAGGGAACCCGCAATAACAACTGATTTGAATTGCCGAAAAACAATCAAGAATGCGGAAGAAgcgggaagggaagaaaaagtaaacatGCTACAGCACATGTGCGTGCTAAACCAATCCGGATTGATACCAATATTTGTGTACAACAACCTTTTGAAAATTCTCCactgggaagaaaaaagcatcTCCCTCTTTATTAACTGTTATGTGGTAATTAGCGGCATTCTAACAAAAAtttatgtaaaattttttgttaaaaaaaagaaagaagaaacatcAAGCGATAAGATGAAGGGCATTTGTCTGTCATCCATGTTCAGTTCCATTGGGGGAAATTCGTATTTTTACGTCCTTTGCACttcgatttttttcaaaatatttagCAGAGCTAATGCATTTTATGAGCACTCCATCAAGCAGTCAATGGTTATGTTAAACACCATGTTGGCTCCATCTGTCTATGTGATACTTTCTAATATTCTGTATGAAGGAATTAAATTACCTTCTGCTATATCTTATAAGGATCTTCTGTACGTGTTGCAGAATAAGTATCTTCTGTTTCCGTCCCTCATGTGGGCTATGTTGCGCATGAGCAATCGATACGGAGTTCTTAAG TTTGATAAAAACTTACAGCTCTATTTCCTAGTCCAAGCCATGACCCCCCCAAGCTACAACCTCTTCCTCTTGGCG aaaaattatGGGGAACCAAAT